TCACCGGGTCGGTCGGTCACTCGGCCACTGAGGCAGTCGGTCACTGAGCCAGGCGGGTCCTGGGTCATCGTGCCGCCGGGGTTCAGAGGCCGATCCGATCGGCCACCGGACCACCGACCCTGAGTCCCCACCCGTCTTCCCCTCTCCCCCCACGCAAGACTCTCCTGGAGTACCCCCATGCACGAGAACGAATACGACTACGTCGTGATCGGCGGTGGAACGGCAGGCTCCGTCATAGCCTCCCGGCTCACCGAGAACCCCGATGTGACCGTCGCCGTCATCGAGGGCGGCCCCAGCGACGTCGGCAGAGACGACGTCCTCACCCTGCGCCGCTGGATGGGCCTCCTCGGCGGCGAGCTCGACTACGACTACCCCACCACCGAGCAGCCGCGCGGCAACTCCCACATCCGGCACAGCCGCGCACGGGTCCTGGGCGGCTGTTCCTCCCACAACACCCTCATCGCCTTCAAGCCGCTGCCCTCCGACTGGGACGAGTGGGAGGAGGCCGGCGCCAAGGGCTGGGGCGCGGTGCCGATGGAGGCGTACTACGCCCGGCTGAAGAACAACATCGTCCCGGTCGACGAGAAGGACCGGAACGCCATCGCCCGCGACTTCGTCGACGCGGCCCAGAAGGCGCTGGACGTCCCCCGCGTCGAGGGCTTCAACAAGAAGCCGTTCGACGACGGCGTCGGCTTCTTCGACCTCGCCTACCACCCGGAGAACAACAAGCGCTCCTCGGCGTCGGTGGCGTATCTGCACCCGGTGATGGACGAGCGGCAGAACCTCACGATCCTGCTGGAGACCTGGGCCCACAAACTGGAGCTCGACGGCACGCGCGCGCGAGGCGTCCACGTGCGAGCGAAGGACGGCGAGGAGACCCTGATCAGGGCCCGCCGCGAGGTCGTCCTGTGCGCGGGCGCCGTCGACTCGCCCCGGCTGCTGCTCCACTCGGGCATCGGCCCCCGCAAGGACCTCGAAGCGCTCGGCATCCCCGTCGTGCACGACCTGCCGGGCGTCGGCGAGAACCTCCTCGACCATCCCGAGTCGGTGATCGTCTGGGAGACGAACGGACCGATCCCCGAGAACTCCGCGATGGACTCCGACGCGGGCCTGTTCGTGCGCCGCGACCCCGACCACGCCGGCCCTGACCTGATGTTCCACTTCTACCAGGTCCCCTTCACGGACAACCCTGAACGTCTCGGTTACGAACGCCCGGCGTACGGCGTCTCGATGACCCCGAACATCCCCAAGCCGAAGAGCCGCGGCCGTCTCTATCTGACCAGTGCGGACCCGGCCGTGAAGCCCGCCCTCGACTTCCGGTACTTCACCGACGAGGACGACCACGACGGCCGCACCCTCGTCGACGGCATCAGGATCGCCCGCGAGGTCGCGCGGACCGAACCGCTCGCCGGCTGGCTGAAGCGGGAGGTGTGCCCAGGCCCCGACGTCACCGGTGACGAGGAGCTGAGCGAGTACGCCCGCAAGGTCGCGCACACCGTGTACCACCCGGCCGGCACCTGCCGTATGGGTGCCGCCGAGGACGAACAGGCCGTCGTCGACCCCGAGTTGCGGGTCCGCGGGCTGGACGGCATCCGGATCGCCGACGCGTCCGTGTTCCCGACCATGACCGCCGTGAACCCCATGATCGGGGTGCTCATGGTCGGTGAGAAAGCCGTTGACCTGCTCGGAGGTGGTGTGTGATGAGTACGACCGCGACCCTGGACAAGCCGCCGACCACGGAGCCGGTGTTCTCCGTCGACGGCCTGTGGAAGGTCTTCGGCCCCAAGGCGGAACGCGTCCCCGCCGACGCCGAACTGGCCGCCCTCGACCCCGCCGACCTGCGCGCCCGCACCGGCTGCACGGCCGCCGTCCGGGACGTCGGCTTCGATGTCCGCAAGGGCGAGGTCTTCGTCGTCATGGGCCTGTCCGGCTCCGGGAAGTCCACGCTGGTGCGCTGTCTGACCCGCCTCATCGAACCGACGGCCGGCACGATCTGCATCGACGGCGAGGACGTCCGCGCGATGGACAAGTCCCGGCTGCGTGAACTGCGCCGGCACCGCGCCGCGATGGTCTTCCAGCACTTCGGTCTCCTCCCGCACCGCACGGTCCTCGACAACGTGGCGTACGGCCTGGAGATCCAGGGCATGAGCAAGGCCGAGCGCCGGGCGCGGGCCGCCGAGGTCGTCACGAAGGTCGGCCTGGAGGGCATGGAACAGCGCAAGCCCTCCCAGCTGTCCGGTGGCCAGCAGCAACGCGTCGGTCTGGCACGGGCGTTGGCGGTGGACCCCCAGGTCCTGCTGTTCGACGAGCCGTTCAGCGCCCTCGACCCGCTGATCCGGCGGGACATGCAGGAGGAGGTCGTCCGCCTGCACCGTGAGGAGGGCCGCACGATGGTCTTCATCACCCACGACCTGAACGAGGCCCTCAAACTCGGCGACCGCATCGCCCTGATGCGGGACGGCAGGGTGGTCCAGATGGGCACCCCGGAGGAGATCGTCGGCTCCCCGGCCGACGACTATGTCCGCGAGTTCGTCCGGGACGTGCCGCGCGAGCAGGTCATGACGGTCCGCAGGGCCATGCGGACCGGCGGCTGCGCAGGCCCGGACCACCCGGGCGCACTGGCCCCGAACGCCGTGGTCGCCGACGCCATCAAGGTCGTCGCCCGGAGCGGCCGGCCGGTGTGCGTCGTGGAGAACGGGCGCTGCCTGGGCGTCGTCGACCACGAGCGTCTCATCGACGTCGTGGCCGGAACGGAGCTCCGCAAGGAGGCCGTCTGATGGCGACCGTCACCGCGTCCACGCCCCGCACCCTCCCCAGCGGCCTGCTGAAGCACCGGGCGGTCCACAAGCTCCTGCTCATCGCCCTCGCCGCGGCCGTTCTCGTTCCCCTTGCCAACGCCCAATGGGCCAGCGGCAGTTGGCCCGACGCCCTCACCGTCGACCTCACCGGCCCGCTCGGCAAGGTGAGCGACTGGATCATCGACAACCGGGACAGCCATCCCCTGTTCCTCTACTTCTTCGGCTACGTCAGCAACGCCGTCGTCATCTCCGTACGGGCCGTGTACCTGGTCCTGCTCGGCGCGGGCTGGGCCGGTGTCACCGCGTTCGGCGCCCTCGTGGCCTGGCGTGTCGCCGGTGTCAGGCTCGCCCTGGGCACGACGGCGGCGTTCCTCGCCTGCGGTCTGCTCGGCATGTGGGTCCCGACCATGCAGACCCTCGCCCTGATGGTCGTCGCCGTCCTCGCCTCGGTCGTCGTCGGCGCCCTGCTGGGGCTCGCCGCCGGACTGTCCGACCGTATGGACAGGATCCTGCGCCCGGTCCTGGACACCATGCAGGTCATGCCCGCCTACGCCTACCTCCTCCCGGTGGTCCTGGTCTTCGGCATGGGCGTCCCGGCCGCCGTCCTCGCGACCGTCGTCTACGCCGCCCCGCCCATGGCCCGACTCACCGCGCTCGGCCTGCAGGGCGCGGACAAGGAGGTGCTGGAAGCGGTCGAGTCGCTCGGCACCACCGCCCGGCAGCGGCTGCTGACCGCCCGTATCCCGCTGGCCCGCAAGGAGCTCCTCCTCGGCCTCAACCAGACGATCATGATGGCGCTGTCGATGGCCGTCATCGCGTCCGTGATCGGCGCCGGCGGCCTCGGAGACCGCGTCTACCAGGCGCTGGCCTCGGTCGACGTGGGCGCGGCCCTCGCGGCCGGCATCCCGATCGTGCTGCTGGCCGTCGTCCTGGACCGGGTGACCGCAGCGGCGGGCGACGGGATCGAGCGGCCCGGTCGCGCGGGCTGGGCCTACGCCCTCGTCGCCGCCGTGGCCGTGGCGGTCGTCGGACGCCTGGCGGGCCGCCTCGACTGGCCCGGCTCCTGGACCCTGAACATCGCCGAGCCCGTCAACCGGGCCGTCGACTGGATGACCGGCCACCTCTACTCCGGCGTCCCCCTCATCGGCGGCACCGCCGACTGGGCGGCCCACTTCACCACCTGGATCCTCGACCCGGTCCGCGACGGTCTGCAGGCACTGCCCTGGTGGTCCGTCCTGCTCATCGTCGCCACCCTGGCCTGGCTGATCGGCACTTGGCGCACCGCGCTCACCGCGGTCCTCGCCATGGCCGCGATCGGCGTGCTCGGTGTGTGGACACCCGCGCTGGACACCCTGTCGCAGGTCCTGGCGGCCGTCGCCGTCACCCTCGTGCTGGGCTTCGCGACCGCCGTCGCCGCGGCCCGCAGCGACCGCGTCGAACGACTGCTGCGGCCCGTCCTGGACGTCTTCCAGACGATGCCGCAGTTCGTCTACCTGATCCCGGTCGTCGCGCTGTTCGGCGTGGGCCGCGCGCCCGCCGCCGCGGCGGCCGTCGTCTACGCGCTGCCCGCCGTCGTCCGCATCACCACGCAGGGCCTGCGCCAGGTCGACCCGGCCGCCATGGAGGCGTCGAGGTCGCTCGGCGCGACCAGCCGGCAGCAGCTGCGGCAGGTCCAACTCCCGCTCGCCCGGCCCGCGTTGCTGCTCGCCGTCAACCAGGGCGTGGTCCTCGTCCTCGCCGTCGTCGTCATCGGCGGCCTGGTCGGCGGCGGCGCACTCGGCTACGACACCGTCTTCGGACTCGCCCAGGGCGACCTGGCTACCGGACTCGTCGCCGGCGCGGCCATCGTCTGCCTCGGCCTGATGCTCGACCGGGTCACCCAGCCGACAGAACGCCGCACCAGGAAGGGAGCCTGACATGCGTGCACGCGCGATCGCCGTGGGCGGCGCCCTGCTGCTCCTCACCGGCTGCGGAGCCGCCGACATGACCAAGCAGGCCTCGCCCTTCGCCAACGCCCAGGGCGCCAAGTCGGTGACCCTGTCCGTCCAGTCCTGGGTCGGCGCGCAGGCCAACGTGGCCGTCGCCCAGTACCTCCTCGAACACAAGCTCGGCTACCGCGTCGACACCGTCCAGGTCGACGAGGTCCCCGCCTGGGACGCGCTCAGCCAGGGCCGCGTCGACGCCATCCTGGAGGACTGGGGCCACCCCGAGCAGGAACAGCGGTACGTCAAGGACAAGAAGACGATCACGCCGGGCGGCGGACTCGGCGTGACCGGACACATCGGCTGGTACGTCCCGACGTACTTCGCCAAGCAGCACCCGGACGTCACCAACTGGAAGAACCTCAACAAGTACGCCTCCCAGCTGCGCACCGCCGAGAGCGGCGGCAAGGGCCAGCTGATGGACGGCTCCCCGTCCTACGTCACCAACGACAAGGCGCTGGTGACGAACCTGGACCTGGACTACCAGGTGGTGTTCGCCGGTTCGGAGGCTGCGCAGATCACCCAGATGAAACAGTTCGCCAAGGAGAAGAAGCCCTTCCTGTCCTACTGGTACGCCCCGCAGTGGCTGTTCGAGAAGGTCCCCATGACCGAGGTGAAACTGCCCGCCTACAAGGAGGGCTGCGACGCGGACCCGGCGAAGATCACCTGCGCCTATCCGCACACCCCGCTCCAGAAGTACCTCAACACGGACTTCGCGAAGAGCGGCGGCAAGGCCGCGGCCCTCCTGAAGAAGTTCAAGTGGACGACCGAGGACCAGAACGAGGTCTCCCTGATGATCGCCGACCAGAAGCTGACGCCGGAGAACGCGGCGAAGAAGTGGGTGGACAGCCACCCGTCCACCTGGAAGGCGTGGCTGTCCTGACCCCGTTCAGCGCCTCAGTTCGTCGGCCATCCCGCGCAGCGCCAGCGCCGCCCGGCGCTGCAGGGCCGGCCCGAACGTGACACGAGTGGCCCCGAGTTCACCGAGCGCGGTGGGCGAGGGGCCCTCGCCGTCCAGGAGTCCGAACACATTGAGCGGCCCCTGGATGCCGGACCGCAACAGGGGCAGTACGCCCACCGGGGCGCCGATCGGATAGACGCAGTCGGCGCCCGCGGCGACGTACAGCGCGGCCCGCCCGATCGCCTCTCCGGGATCGCCGTCGCCGTGGGCGAACGTGTCCACGCGCGCGTTGACGAACAGCCGGTCACCGGCCGCGTGCCGCACCTCGGCGAGCCACTCGGCGTGCTCGTGCGGGTCCTTGAGGACACCCGCGTGGGAGTCCTCGAGGTTGCAGCCGACGGCCCCCGCCTCCAGCAGCCGCTCCACCAGCTCCTTCGGCACCAGCCCGTACCCGCCCTCGACGTCGGCCGACACGGGGATGTCCACGGCCCCGGCGACGCGCGCCACCGCGGCGAACATCTCGCCGGCCGGCGTGGCACCGTCCCGGTGGCCGAGCGACGCCGCGATCCCGGCGCTGGGCGTCGCGAGCGCCGGGAACCCCGCCTCCTCCATCACCCGCGCGCCGGCCGCGTCCCAGGGGCCGGGCAG
This is a stretch of genomic DNA from Streptomyces sp. NBC_00285. It encodes these proteins:
- a CDS encoding GMC family oxidoreductase, yielding MHENEYDYVVIGGGTAGSVIASRLTENPDVTVAVIEGGPSDVGRDDVLTLRRWMGLLGGELDYDYPTTEQPRGNSHIRHSRARVLGGCSSHNTLIAFKPLPSDWDEWEEAGAKGWGAVPMEAYYARLKNNIVPVDEKDRNAIARDFVDAAQKALDVPRVEGFNKKPFDDGVGFFDLAYHPENNKRSSASVAYLHPVMDERQNLTILLETWAHKLELDGTRARGVHVRAKDGEETLIRARREVVLCAGAVDSPRLLLHSGIGPRKDLEALGIPVVHDLPGVGENLLDHPESVIVWETNGPIPENSAMDSDAGLFVRRDPDHAGPDLMFHFYQVPFTDNPERLGYERPAYGVSMTPNIPKPKSRGRLYLTSADPAVKPALDFRYFTDEDDHDGRTLVDGIRIAREVARTEPLAGWLKREVCPGPDVTGDEELSEYARKVAHTVYHPAGTCRMGAAEDEQAVVDPELRVRGLDGIRIADASVFPTMTAVNPMIGVLMVGEKAVDLLGGGV
- a CDS encoding quaternary amine ABC transporter ATP-binding protein, translating into MSTTATLDKPPTTEPVFSVDGLWKVFGPKAERVPADAELAALDPADLRARTGCTAAVRDVGFDVRKGEVFVVMGLSGSGKSTLVRCLTRLIEPTAGTICIDGEDVRAMDKSRLRELRRHRAAMVFQHFGLLPHRTVLDNVAYGLEIQGMSKAERRARAAEVVTKVGLEGMEQRKPSQLSGGQQQRVGLARALAVDPQVLLFDEPFSALDPLIRRDMQEEVVRLHREEGRTMVFITHDLNEALKLGDRIALMRDGRVVQMGTPEEIVGSPADDYVREFVRDVPREQVMTVRRAMRTGGCAGPDHPGALAPNAVVADAIKVVARSGRPVCVVENGRCLGVVDHERLIDVVAGTELRKEAV
- a CDS encoding ABC transporter permease; the encoded protein is MATVTASTPRTLPSGLLKHRAVHKLLLIALAAAVLVPLANAQWASGSWPDALTVDLTGPLGKVSDWIIDNRDSHPLFLYFFGYVSNAVVISVRAVYLVLLGAGWAGVTAFGALVAWRVAGVRLALGTTAAFLACGLLGMWVPTMQTLALMVVAVLASVVVGALLGLAAGLSDRMDRILRPVLDTMQVMPAYAYLLPVVLVFGMGVPAAVLATVVYAAPPMARLTALGLQGADKEVLEAVESLGTTARQRLLTARIPLARKELLLGLNQTIMMALSMAVIASVIGAGGLGDRVYQALASVDVGAALAAGIPIVLLAVVLDRVTAAAGDGIERPGRAGWAYALVAAVAVAVVGRLAGRLDWPGSWTLNIAEPVNRAVDWMTGHLYSGVPLIGGTADWAAHFTTWILDPVRDGLQALPWWSVLLIVATLAWLIGTWRTALTAVLAMAAIGVLGVWTPALDTLSQVLAAVAVTLVLGFATAVAAARSDRVERLLRPVLDVFQTMPQFVYLIPVVALFGVGRAPAAAAAVVYALPAVVRITTQGLRQVDPAAMEASRSLGATSRQQLRQVQLPLARPALLLAVNQGVVLVLAVVVIGGLVGGGALGYDTVFGLAQGDLATGLVAGAAIVCLGLMLDRVTQPTERRTRKGA
- a CDS encoding ABC transporter substrate-binding protein translates to MRARAIAVGGALLLLTGCGAADMTKQASPFANAQGAKSVTLSVQSWVGAQANVAVAQYLLEHKLGYRVDTVQVDEVPAWDALSQGRVDAILEDWGHPEQEQRYVKDKKTITPGGGLGVTGHIGWYVPTYFAKQHPDVTNWKNLNKYASQLRTAESGGKGQLMDGSPSYVTNDKALVTNLDLDYQVVFAGSEAAQITQMKQFAKEKKPFLSYWYAPQWLFEKVPMTEVKLPAYKEGCDADPAKITCAYPHTPLQKYLNTDFAKSGGKAAALLKKFKWTTEDQNEVSLMIADQKLTPENAAKKWVDSHPSTWKAWLS
- a CDS encoding isocitrate lyase/PEP mutase family protein; the protein is MSKVDVFRALHHHRLPDDPLVLPGPWDAAGARVMEEAGFPALATPSAGIAASLGHRDGATPAGEMFAAVARVAGAVDIPVSADVEGGYGLVPKELVERLLEAGAVGCNLEDSHAGVLKDPHEHAEWLAEVRHAAGDRLFVNARVDTFAHGDGDPGEAIGRAALYVAAGADCVYPIGAPVGVLPLLRSGIQGPLNVFGLLDGEGPSPTALGELGATRVTFGPALQRRAALALRGMADELRR